In a genomic window of Paramicrobacterium chengjingii:
- a CDS encoding LLM class flavin-dependent oxidoreductase → MSDTKFGLDTFGDVTVDNSGERTPAHQVIRDVVSQAVLADQVGIDAIGLGEHHRDDYAISSPDIVLAAIAAQTSNIHLGTAVTVLSSDDPVRVYERFATLDAVSNGRAEITLGRGSFTESFPLFGYDLDQYETLFNEKLDLFSKLLDEKPVHWQGTHRAPLHGANVYPKTAAGRLPAWIGVGGSPESVIRSVKYGIPMMLAIIGGDPARFAPYVDLYHRAQDEIGRDRMPLGAHSPGHIAATDDLAREQLFPHFKVNRDRIGAERGWPPTSYDDFLREADSGSLYVGSPETVAQRIASTVQTLGLDRFDLKYSNGPMPHEQLTESIELYGQTVIPMVKDMLTR, encoded by the coding sequence ATGAGCGACACAAAGTTCGGCCTCGACACGTTTGGCGACGTGACCGTCGACAATTCAGGTGAGCGCACGCCCGCCCACCAGGTCATCCGCGATGTGGTCTCACAAGCGGTGCTTGCCGATCAGGTCGGCATCGATGCCATCGGTCTGGGCGAACACCACCGCGACGACTACGCCATCAGTTCGCCCGATATAGTGCTTGCCGCTATCGCGGCTCAGACCAGCAACATCCACCTCGGCACAGCGGTCACCGTACTCTCGAGCGACGACCCCGTGCGTGTGTACGAAAGATTTGCCACATTGGATGCCGTGAGCAACGGGCGCGCCGAGATCACGCTCGGCCGAGGCAGCTTCACCGAGTCGTTCCCCCTGTTCGGCTACGACCTCGACCAGTACGAGACGCTCTTCAACGAAAAGCTCGACCTCTTCTCGAAGCTGCTCGACGAGAAGCCCGTCCACTGGCAAGGCACGCACCGCGCACCGCTGCACGGGGCAAACGTCTACCCCAAGACCGCCGCTGGGCGCCTCCCCGCCTGGATCGGCGTTGGCGGCAGCCCCGAATCCGTCATCCGATCGGTGAAGTACGGCATCCCGATGATGCTCGCCATTATCGGCGGCGACCCCGCACGGTTCGCCCCCTATGTTGACCTCTACCACCGTGCACAAGACGAGATCGGGCGAGACCGGATGCCGCTTGGCGCCCACTCTCCCGGCCACATCGCTGCAACAGACGACCTTGCGCGCGAGCAGCTGTTTCCGCACTTCAAGGTCAACCGCGACCGCATCGGCGCCGAACGCGGCTGGCCGCCCACGAGCTACGATGACTTTCTGCGCGAGGCAGACAGCGGCTCGCTCTACGTCGGCTCACCCGAGACCGTCGCTCAGCGCATCGCCTCGACTGTGCAGACACTTGGCCTCGATCGCTTCGATCTCAAGTACTCGAACGGGCCGATGCCGCACGAGCAGCTCACTGAGTCGATCGAGCTGTACGGCCAGACCGTCATTCCGATGGTGAAAGACATGCTCACGCGGTAA
- a CDS encoding transferase, with amino-acid sequence MSTPAEVVETDTGTITRYRRHPLGRGLVASGATVDPTAHIERTAYVEPGAIVGRGAWIGATAWIDRDATIGAAAVVGANVHVGQNAHVGHGARVGGHSRIGANARIGNGANVPGDSQIDAFADLPGPGDIPA; translated from the coding sequence TTGAGCACACCCGCTGAGGTCGTCGAGACCGACACCGGAACAATCACCCGCTATCGCCGCCACCCCCTTGGCCGCGGACTGGTTGCTTCGGGAGCAACGGTCGACCCGACCGCCCACATTGAACGAACCGCCTACGTCGAGCCCGGCGCAATCGTCGGCCGCGGTGCATGGATCGGTGCAACCGCGTGGATCGACCGCGACGCAACGATCGGCGCAGCCGCTGTCGTCGGCGCGAACGTGCACGTCGGCCAAAACGCACACGTCGGTCACGGCGCGCGCGTTGGCGGCCACTCACGCATCGGTGCCAACGCGCGCATCGGCAATGGCGCCAACGTGCCAGGCGATAGCCAGATCGATGCATTCGCCGATCTCCCAGGCCCGGGAGACATTCCGGCGTAA
- a CDS encoding multicopper oxidase family protein: MRHTPAFRGARSRRSHTSTHRLRRPRAVLATASILVIGGLGLTIGITACAPSSPAVDTVGAVDFETPLAIPPLAERTVDADGTVHVDLTARSGSTPFVDGTETPTLGYNGSYLGPTIKVHRDEHFAPCLTNELSEVTTLHWHGMHLPAAADGGPHQPVEPGQQWCPEWTIDQPAATLWYHPHPHEETERQVGLGLAGMLQIEDDVEAALPLPRDYGVDDVPVVIQDARFSDEGEFQKTQDFVGTLGDTLLVNGTIGPYFEATTNVVRLRILNASPARVYDFAFDDDREFAMIASGGGLLEKPAQLDHIRLSPAERAEILVKLEPGETVTLRSNPPNLGESFQPITGSAGHDDRFDVLQLRAASELDHVGEIPETLTTIEPLDPADAVGERSFTLNGHNINDKQMKMDRIDAVATVNTTEIWNVLNEMPAPHNFHVHDVQFQVLSVDGMPPSPELAGWKDTIYLEPDVQYRIIMEFTDYADGDNPYMFHCHLLRHEDAGMMGQFLVMEPGANVPSRWVVDETPGDDDDSADAGRHQH, from the coding sequence ATGCGTCACACTCCTGCCTTCCGCGGCGCGCGGTCACGCCGTTCCCACACCAGCACTCACCGCCTCCGCCGACCGCGCGCTGTGCTCGCGACAGCATCCATTCTTGTTATTGGCGGCCTGGGGCTCACGATCGGCATCACCGCCTGCGCCCCCAGCTCACCGGCCGTCGATACCGTCGGCGCGGTTGACTTCGAGACGCCGCTTGCGATCCCGCCGCTTGCCGAGCGCACGGTAGACGCCGACGGCACAGTACACGTCGACCTCACCGCGAGGTCCGGGTCGACACCGTTCGTCGATGGAACCGAGACGCCGACACTGGGGTACAACGGCTCCTATCTCGGCCCGACAATTAAGGTGCACCGCGATGAACACTTTGCCCCGTGCCTGACGAACGAGCTGTCGGAAGTGACCACGCTGCACTGGCACGGAATGCACCTACCCGCTGCTGCAGACGGTGGCCCGCATCAGCCCGTTGAGCCGGGCCAGCAGTGGTGCCCAGAGTGGACGATCGACCAGCCGGCGGCAACGCTCTGGTACCACCCGCACCCGCATGAAGAGACCGAACGGCAGGTCGGCCTCGGCCTCGCCGGAATGCTGCAGATCGAAGACGACGTCGAAGCGGCATTGCCGCTGCCGCGCGATTACGGTGTCGATGACGTGCCCGTCGTCATTCAAGACGCCCGCTTCTCTGACGAAGGCGAATTTCAGAAGACACAGGACTTCGTCGGAACGCTCGGCGATACGCTGCTCGTCAACGGCACGATCGGACCGTACTTCGAGGCCACCACGAACGTCGTGCGGCTGCGCATACTCAACGCCTCCCCCGCACGCGTCTACGACTTCGCATTTGACGACGACCGCGAGTTCGCCATGATCGCCAGCGGCGGCGGTCTGCTCGAGAAGCCTGCGCAGCTCGATCACATTCGGCTTTCTCCAGCGGAGCGCGCAGAGATTCTGGTGAAACTTGAGCCCGGCGAGACGGTGACGCTGCGCAGCAATCCGCCGAACCTCGGGGAGAGTTTTCAACCGATCACCGGGTCGGCGGGCCACGATGATCGCTTCGATGTGTTGCAGCTTCGCGCAGCATCCGAACTCGACCATGTCGGCGAGATTCCCGAAACGCTGACGACCATTGAGCCTCTTGATCCAGCGGATGCCGTCGGCGAGCGCTCGTTCACGCTCAACGGACACAACATCAACGACAAGCAAATGAAGATGGATCGCATCGACGCCGTCGCCACCGTCAACACGACGGAGATCTGGAATGTTCTCAACGAGATGCCCGCGCCGCACAATTTCCACGTGCACGACGTGCAGTTTCAGGTGCTGAGCGTCGACGGCATGCCACCGTCGCCTGAGCTGGCCGGGTGGAAAGACACCATCTACCTCGAGCCTGACGTGCAATATCGCATCATCATGGAATTCACTGACTACGCAGACGGAGACAACCCGTACATGTTCCACTGCCACCTGCTGCGCCACGAGGATGCCGGCATGATGGGGCAGTTTCTCGTGATGGAGCCCGGTGCAAATGTACCGTCGCGCTGGGTCGTCGATGAGACGCCGGGCGACGATGACGACTCTGCCGATGCGGGCCGGCACCAGCACTGA
- a CDS encoding M18 family aminopeptidase encodes MDAVNDYIADFARFITASPSSYHAAAEVARRLDTAGFQRLDEEAAWDETSGGRYIVRDGAVIAWLQPAASAPSTPFRILGAHTDSPAFKLKPSPTTGHLGWLQAGVEVYGGPLLNSWLDRELELAGRLALRDGTETVVRTGPFLRIPQLAIHLERGANEGLTLDRQRHVQPVWGIGNAREADLLAHIAAFAGVDRDDIAGYDLLTADTHVPERFGLDGAFFAAGRMDNLTSVYAGLVALLEAHRSGADADHISVLAAFDHEELGSQSRSGASGPILDDVLTRIGEGLGATRSQQKQAYAASWCLSADAGHAVHPNYSEKHDAANQPFAGEGVLLKINANQRYATDAAGAALVARLSASVAAPYQEFVSNNTVPCGSTIGPLTATRLGIRTVDVGVPLLSMHSAREMVHVDDAAALAGLSTAFFAGA; translated from the coding sequence ATGGATGCTGTGAACGACTACATTGCCGATTTTGCCCGCTTCATCACCGCATCGCCCTCGTCGTATCACGCCGCAGCCGAGGTGGCACGGCGTCTTGACACGGCAGGATTCCAGCGACTCGATGAAGAAGCAGCGTGGGACGAAACGTCCGGCGGACGCTACATTGTGCGCGACGGCGCCGTGATCGCCTGGCTGCAGCCTGCAGCATCCGCCCCGTCCACACCATTCCGCATTCTCGGCGCGCACACCGACTCGCCCGCGTTCAAGCTCAAACCGTCACCGACGACGGGACACCTGGGCTGGCTGCAGGCTGGCGTCGAGGTGTACGGCGGACCGCTGCTGAACTCGTGGCTCGACCGCGAGCTCGAACTGGCTGGTCGGCTCGCACTGCGCGACGGCACCGAGACCGTCGTGCGCACGGGGCCATTCCTGCGCATTCCGCAGCTCGCCATTCACCTGGAACGCGGCGCCAACGAGGGGTTGACGCTCGATAGGCAGCGCCACGTGCAGCCGGTATGGGGAATAGGCAACGCGAGAGAGGCAGACCTGCTCGCCCATATTGCCGCGTTCGCCGGCGTCGATCGTGACGATATCGCCGGCTACGACCTGCTGACCGCCGACACCCACGTGCCGGAGCGCTTCGGGCTCGACGGCGCATTCTTCGCCGCCGGGCGCATGGATAACCTCACGTCTGTTTACGCCGGGCTCGTTGCCCTGCTCGAGGCACATCGCTCAGGCGCCGATGCCGACCACATTTCGGTGCTCGCAGCCTTCGACCATGAGGAGCTCGGCTCTCAATCACGTTCGGGTGCGAGCGGCCCGATCCTTGACGATGTGCTGACACGCATTGGCGAGGGTCTCGGCGCGACGCGGTCGCAGCAGAAGCAAGCGTATGCAGCATCCTGGTGTCTCTCGGCAGATGCCGGGCACGCTGTGCATCCGAACTATTCAGAGAAGCACGATGCGGCGAATCAGCCGTTCGCGGGCGAGGGTGTGCTGCTCAAGATCAACGCCAACCAGAGATATGCGACGGATGCTGCCGGTGCGGCGCTCGTCGCGCGACTCTCGGCATCGGTCGCCGCCCCGTATCAGGAGTTCGTGTCGAATAACACGGTGCCGTGTGGGTCGACGATCGGACCGCTCACGGCGACGCGCCTGGGCATCCGCACTGTTGATGTGGGCGTGCCGCTGTTATCGATGCACTCCGCCCGCGAGATGGTGCACGTCGACGACGCTGCCGCTCTCGCCGGACTCTCCACAGCGTTCTTCGCCGGCGCGTGA
- a CDS encoding GMC oxidoreductase, whose translation MGEESRSDRETSPSENDGQRVDALVVGSGFGGAVAAARLAQAGFSVTVLERGRRWRAGEFPRSPQLHNDWLWNSDHGLYDVRWLDSMLSLQAAGWGGGSLVYANVFARPAPNLFDERWPLGERRADLDPYYDLAGTMLEVSPVSVDPKTGQFPPRTAILENLGQRLSIAPATIRPNLAVHFGSPNLWSPNTHTVHQRGCSFVGECILGCNQGAKNSLDYNYLAVAEQNGARAITDSEVVRIEPDDDGWAIWSREEGGARRVRRTASRVFLAAGSVATTELLLRSRDVDTTLPDLSPTLGQGFSGNGDFIALSNVRQGSGDLTTGPTITTTTVLDVWERSEPVWFQVQDGAVPPVLAALLDRKLPLPRVRAWWRSRRRRDARRTMALLSMGRDAGTGQLELDKQGEARLRWLNRWQARLYHAEGRVGPAVARIIGSPVRSPISWSLFRRPVTVHPLGGVPTGSDRDTAVVGPDRQVHGYPGLYVMDGSVIPAATGANPSATILASAERAMEGIIRDVTGDHSWRAPEWARVRRVPVPEDEAYSWMAARRRQTAGDGIFLDETMHERSARAAQAGRLQVRLEIPSLDSFKADPLHRLPVSGTLALAEVPGTHSVTGHLNMFPQHVDHLMKYNLEFTDAHGQAWSAIGIKRQRGRGPIARYRGLTTVDITAWRVNDPSTVLSTVFVLHPRNVLANGRSMRATGFTAARRVKAFLVFSKFFVRGVFGL comes from the coding sequence ATGGGCGAGGAGAGCCGTTCTGATCGCGAGACATCTCCTTCTGAGAATGACGGTCAGCGCGTCGACGCTCTCGTCGTCGGGAGCGGATTCGGTGGGGCCGTGGCAGCAGCTCGCCTGGCGCAGGCCGGATTTTCTGTCACTGTGCTCGAACGAGGGCGACGATGGCGTGCCGGCGAATTCCCCCGCTCGCCTCAGCTTCACAACGACTGGCTCTGGAATTCGGACCACGGCCTCTACGACGTGCGATGGCTGGATTCGATGCTGTCGCTGCAGGCGGCCGGATGGGGCGGTGGCTCGCTCGTCTACGCCAATGTTTTCGCGCGACCCGCACCGAATCTGTTCGATGAGCGGTGGCCGCTCGGCGAGCGGCGCGCGGACCTCGACCCTTATTACGACTTGGCGGGGACAATGCTTGAGGTCTCGCCTGTCAGCGTGGATCCGAAAACGGGCCAGTTCCCACCTCGCACCGCGATTCTTGAGAACCTGGGGCAGCGACTGAGCATCGCCCCCGCGACGATTCGTCCAAACCTTGCCGTTCACTTCGGATCCCCGAACCTCTGGAGCCCCAACACCCACACGGTGCATCAGAGAGGCTGCTCGTTCGTCGGGGAGTGCATTCTCGGCTGCAATCAAGGCGCAAAGAACTCTCTCGACTACAACTATCTCGCCGTGGCAGAACAGAACGGTGCGCGAGCAATCACGGATTCTGAAGTCGTGCGAATCGAACCGGATGACGATGGCTGGGCGATCTGGTCGCGCGAGGAGGGCGGTGCGAGACGTGTGCGCAGAACCGCTTCACGAGTCTTCCTCGCAGCCGGTTCTGTGGCGACGACCGAACTGCTTCTGCGTTCTCGTGATGTCGACACGACGCTTCCCGACCTTTCGCCAACGCTCGGTCAGGGCTTCTCCGGAAATGGGGACTTCATAGCGCTCAGCAATGTCCGACAGGGGTCGGGGGATTTGACGACGGGTCCGACCATCACGACGACGACGGTCCTTGACGTCTGGGAGAGATCCGAACCGGTTTGGTTTCAGGTGCAAGACGGGGCGGTACCTCCAGTGCTCGCTGCCCTTCTGGATCGAAAGCTCCCTCTACCACGTGTTCGCGCCTGGTGGCGGTCACGACGACGTCGGGACGCGCGCCGCACAATGGCGTTGCTCTCGATGGGGCGAGACGCAGGAACGGGACAGCTGGAACTCGACAAGCAGGGCGAGGCTCGTCTGCGATGGCTCAATCGCTGGCAGGCACGGCTTTACCACGCAGAAGGGCGAGTCGGCCCCGCCGTCGCGCGGATCATCGGCTCACCAGTGCGCTCCCCTATCTCCTGGTCACTCTTCAGGCGCCCCGTCACTGTGCATCCGCTCGGCGGCGTTCCGACGGGTAGCGATCGCGATACGGCAGTTGTCGGGCCCGATCGTCAGGTGCATGGGTACCCGGGACTCTACGTGATGGACGGGTCTGTGATTCCGGCTGCCACCGGCGCGAATCCGTCCGCCACGATTCTCGCCAGTGCAGAGCGGGCGATGGAGGGAATCATTCGCGATGTCACGGGAGATCACTCCTGGAGGGCTCCCGAGTGGGCGCGTGTTCGTCGCGTGCCCGTTCCCGAAGACGAGGCATACAGCTGGATGGCTGCCCGTCGGCGCCAGACCGCAGGCGACGGCATCTTTCTCGACGAGACGATGCACGAGCGTTCGGCACGCGCGGCGCAGGCAGGACGGCTACAGGTGCGGCTGGAGATTCCGAGCCTCGACAGCTTCAAAGCTGATCCTCTGCATCGTCTGCCGGTGTCGGGAACGCTCGCGCTGGCAGAGGTGCCGGGCACTCATTCGGTCACGGGCCACCTGAACATGTTTCCCCAGCACGTCGACCACCTGATGAAATACAATCTCGAATTCACTGACGCACACGGTCAAGCGTGGTCGGCAATCGGAATCAAACGTCAGCGCGGCCGTGGCCCGATAGCGCGCTACCGCGGTCTCACCACGGTGGACATCACGGCATGGCGGGTGAACGACCCGAGCACAGTTCTCTCAACCGTGTTCGTTCTGCATCCTCGCAATGTGCTCGCCAATGGGCGTTCGATGAGGGCGACAGGATTCACTGCTGCACGGCGTGTGAAGGCGTTCCTCGTCTTCTCGAAGTTCTTCGTCAGGGGCGTTTTCGGATTGTGA
- a CDS encoding MFS transporter, translating into MTRTPPRTEVSRAARRARLAVGLLFLTNGALLANILPRYPEIKAELGMDNALYGLALAAFPTGAIVAGLTAAGLIRRFGSARLETAGTILTSLGLLGAAFAPVSALFAASLFTAGAMDSITDVAQNAHGLRVQRRYGRSIINSFHALWSIGAVLGGSMSAAAIALQLPVSIHLSISAAAFSAVAIAALTLCLPGPDADTDAHATVDADATSRLKPRRIALLLAAFVLIGMAGAFIEDGGNSWATLYLRDSLDAPGALAATGFIALVGAQFVGRLIGDGLVDRFGERAVARAGGVVVVVGMGSALAFPSVPGTIAGFAAAGLGVATLIPAAMHEADSLPGLRPGSGLTIVSWLLRLGFLLGPPLVGLVSETAGLRTGLLIVPISGALVVLLAGALKPARRLSA; encoded by the coding sequence ATGACGCGTACGCCTCCGCGCACCGAGGTGAGCCGCGCGGCCCGCCGCGCACGACTCGCCGTCGGGCTGCTGTTCCTCACAAACGGGGCGCTGCTCGCCAACATCCTGCCTCGATACCCCGAGATCAAAGCGGAACTCGGCATGGACAATGCGCTGTACGGCCTTGCCCTAGCCGCCTTCCCGACGGGCGCGATCGTCGCTGGGCTCACCGCTGCCGGTCTCATTCGCCGATTCGGATCCGCTCGGCTCGAAACGGCGGGCACGATACTGACGAGCCTCGGACTTCTGGGAGCAGCGTTCGCTCCCGTCAGTGCGCTGTTCGCCGCCAGTCTGTTCACCGCAGGAGCGATGGACTCCATCACAGACGTCGCGCAGAACGCCCATGGTCTGCGGGTGCAGCGCCGCTACGGGCGTTCGATCATCAACTCATTTCACGCGTTGTGGTCGATCGGCGCGGTGCTCGGTGGCTCCATGTCGGCTGCGGCCATCGCGCTGCAGCTGCCGGTCAGCATCCACCTCTCGATCTCGGCTGCGGCCTTCTCTGCGGTGGCGATCGCCGCACTCACGCTCTGTTTGCCAGGACCGGATGCTGACACAGACGCGCACGCCACGGTCGACGCTGATGCCACTTCGCGTCTGAAGCCGCGGCGCATCGCGCTGCTGCTCGCCGCGTTCGTGCTCATCGGCATGGCCGGGGCCTTCATCGAAGATGGTGGAAACTCCTGGGCGACGCTGTATCTGCGCGACAGCCTCGATGCTCCAGGAGCCCTCGCCGCGACCGGCTTCATCGCTCTGGTCGGAGCTCAGTTCGTCGGGCGTCTCATCGGTGACGGCCTCGTCGATCGATTCGGCGAACGCGCCGTCGCTCGAGCGGGTGGAGTCGTTGTCGTGGTGGGGATGGGCAGCGCGCTCGCATTCCCCTCGGTGCCGGGAACGATCGCGGGTTTCGCAGCGGCGGGCCTCGGTGTAGCAACGCTCATTCCCGCGGCCATGCACGAGGCTGATTCTCTGCCCGGGCTCCGTCCGGGAAGCGGCCTCACCATCGTGTCGTGGCTTCTGCGCCTCGGTTTCCTCCTCGGCCCACCACTCGTCGGCCTGGTCTCAGAGACGGCCGGTCTGCGCACCGGGCTGCTGATCGTGCCGATTTCCGGTGCCCTGGTCGTGCTGCTGGCGGGCGCGCTGAAACCTGCACGCCGTCTCTCAGCATGA
- a CDS encoding NADP-dependent oxidoreductase has protein sequence MARRVHITGFGGIENFEVVDQAVPEPGEREFLVRVQAAGLNPVDAKIVADPANAERHGVTLPAGSGNDFAGRIESMGRRAFGFAVGDLVFGGARMRAQADYVTVTADALTLVPGGLSVTQAACLDIAGRTAMAMVREMDVTRDDTVLVSAAAGGVGYLTAQLCRLRGATVIGTASERNHALLRARGIVPVTHGDGLTDRVRAAAPQGVDVVLDHAGRETLEAAIELGVAATRVNTIADRPFAAEHGFSDYARAESTHDELRAIAELVAEGTVDLPVEATYPLEQVRAAYEHLLTGHVRGKIALTLDE, from the coding sequence ATGGCACGGCGCGTTCACATCACAGGATTCGGCGGCATCGAGAACTTCGAGGTCGTTGATCAGGCGGTTCCTGAGCCAGGCGAGCGTGAGTTTCTGGTGCGCGTTCAGGCAGCCGGGCTCAATCCTGTCGACGCCAAGATCGTCGCGGATCCGGCGAACGCCGAACGCCACGGCGTCACGCTTCCCGCGGGCAGTGGCAATGATTTTGCGGGGCGCATCGAGAGCATGGGGCGCCGGGCCTTCGGCTTCGCGGTTGGCGACCTGGTCTTTGGCGGGGCGCGCATGCGTGCGCAGGCGGACTACGTCACGGTCACCGCAGATGCTTTGACGCTGGTCCCCGGTGGTCTGAGCGTCACTCAGGCCGCGTGCCTGGATATCGCGGGGCGTACGGCCATGGCGATGGTGCGCGAGATGGACGTCACCCGCGACGACACAGTTCTCGTGAGCGCAGCAGCGGGCGGCGTCGGCTATCTCACAGCGCAGTTGTGCCGTTTGCGCGGAGCTACGGTGATCGGTACCGCGAGTGAGCGCAATCACGCGCTGCTTCGCGCACGAGGAATCGTCCCCGTGACTCACGGCGACGGCCTCACGGACCGCGTGCGTGCTGCCGCACCACAGGGCGTCGACGTCGTGCTCGATCATGCCGGCCGCGAGACGCTCGAAGCCGCGATCGAACTCGGTGTCGCCGCGACCCGCGTCAACACAATCGCCGACCGCCCCTTTGCCGCCGAGCACGGCTTCAGCGACTATGCCCGTGCCGAGAGCACGCACGATGAGCTGCGCGCAATTGCCGAGCTTGTCGCCGAGGGCACCGTGGATCTGCCGGTCGAGGCTACCTACCCGCTCGAACAGGTGCGCGCTGCGTACGAGCACCTTCTCACCGGCCACGTGCGCGGCAAGATCGCCCTGACCCTCGACGAATAA